In Clostridium sporogenes, one genomic interval encodes:
- the hypA gene encoding hydrogenase maturation nickel metallochaperone HypA, with amino-acid sequence MHETAVICKVVDIVLKTAKDNALEKITKVILRIGEFSCVQEDQLKFSYEIICRDTLLEGSDLVIEWVQPLAYCSHCNENFPVSFTHKECPICHKVSEKIVSGHGTYVYSIEGD; translated from the coding sequence ATGCATGAAACAGCTGTGATTTGTAAAGTTGTAGATATTGTTTTAAAGACAGCAAAAGATAACGCTCTAGAAAAAATTACAAAGGTTATACTGCGTATAGGAGAGTTTTCCTGTGTTCAAGAAGATCAACTGAAATTTAGTTATGAAATAATTTGTAGGGATACTCTACTTGAAGGTTCAGATTTAGTTATTGAATGGGTACAACCTCTGGCCTACTGTAGCCATTGTAATGAAAACTTTCCAGTATCCTTTACTCATAAAGAATGTCCAATTTGTCATAAAGTTAGCGAAAAAATTGTATCTGGGCATGGTACCTATGTATACAGTATAGAAGGTGATTAA